The Bacillus sp. Y1 genome has a window encoding:
- a CDS encoding SepM family pheromone-processing serine protease: MKRMSKRIKNFFFILLFLLILAFIPTPYYLYQPGTTDDLSSLVNVEDGYKEEKGNFYLTTVLSSEASNIYYLLYGLLAPHTEIKKASDVQQDLTDQEYDDLLNFMMRDSKQNAIVSSFSEAGEDLDVDYNGIFVYGISKQSKANGILKVGDIITEVDGTKVSERYEFINYIEKNKKAGDTVSLNFGRNGKTLEEKIEIITLDEETNRIGLGITPEEEFIVDVARKVELISEDIGGPSAGLMFSLEIYKQLVGKDLTKGYEIAGTGTIDHEGNIGQIGGIRHKVTSASLQGTEIFFVPKDLTELDANEKDALSEVKNSGYDLEIVPVANLADAIKYLENLKEK; encoded by the coding sequence ATGAAACGAATGTCAAAACGCATCAAGAATTTTTTCTTCATTCTATTATTTTTATTAATTCTGGCTTTTATTCCAACCCCTTATTATTTGTATCAGCCGGGAACCACAGATGATTTAAGTTCATTGGTAAATGTTGAAGATGGATATAAAGAAGAGAAAGGTAACTTCTATTTAACAACCGTCTTATCATCAGAAGCCAGCAATATTTATTATTTACTGTATGGGCTATTAGCTCCACATACGGAAATAAAAAAGGCCTCTGACGTTCAACAGGATTTAACTGATCAGGAATATGATGATCTCCTAAACTTCATGATGAGAGATTCTAAACAAAATGCGATTGTATCTAGCTTTTCTGAAGCCGGAGAAGATCTTGATGTTGATTATAATGGTATTTTTGTATATGGAATTTCAAAACAATCAAAGGCAAATGGTATTCTAAAGGTTGGGGATATAATCACGGAAGTAGATGGAACAAAGGTATCGGAACGATATGAATTTATTAATTATATAGAAAAGAATAAAAAAGCAGGAGACACCGTTTCTTTAAACTTTGGGAGAAATGGTAAAACTCTTGAAGAAAAAATAGAAATTATTACTCTAGATGAAGAGACAAACCGTATTGGTCTTGGGATCACTCCTGAAGAAGAGTTTATTGTAGATGTAGCTAGAAAGGTTGAGCTTATAAGCGAGGATATTGGCGGTCCATCTGCGGGCTTAATGTTCTCATTAGAGATTTATAAGCAGCTTGTTGGAAAAGACCTTACTAAGGGATATGAAATAGCTGGAACTGGTACCATTGACCATGAGGGGAATATTGGGCAGATAGGCGGTATAAGACATAAAGTTACATCGGCATCTTTACAGGGAACAGAAATTTTCTTTGTTCCAAAGGATTTGACTGAGCTTGACGCCAATGAAAAAGATGCACTATCTGAAGTAAAGAACAGTGGATATGACTTAGAAATCGTGCCGGTTGCTAACTTAGCTGATGCGATAAAATATTTGGAAAATTTGAAGGAAAAGTAG
- a CDS encoding YesL family protein encodes MIILENKKLGEKMKYENNAFFRMLEIVTAFFQLNILWLLFCLPVITIFPATVAMYCVTRQWIIHKDYSVFRSYMKFFRENFKQSFVLGLIWLVLSGLLFLDFTLMNSLGSLQPIFYSIFLLIGFILLLTTIYIFPMMSHYRMKTIDIVKNSFFFSLRFFSTTFLSLLCIAATGLILYFWQITFLFIYCVCAFCISFLCHRVFHKVQEQVKPL; translated from the coding sequence ATGATAATCCTAGAAAATAAGAAACTTGGTGAAAAAATGAAATACGAAAACAATGCTTTTTTTAGAATGCTAGAAATTGTAACCGCTTTTTTTCAACTGAACATTTTATGGCTTTTATTTTGTCTTCCCGTTATTACCATATTCCCTGCGACCGTTGCGATGTATTGTGTCACTCGACAATGGATTATCCACAAGGACTATAGTGTCTTTCGTTCGTATATGAAGTTTTTCAGAGAAAACTTCAAACAAAGCTTTGTACTTGGGTTGATTTGGTTAGTGCTCTCCGGTCTATTATTTTTAGACTTTACCTTGATGAATAGCCTCGGGTCCTTACAACCTATCTTCTATTCTATCTTTTTACTGATCGGATTTATATTATTACTAACAACTATTTATATATTTCCAATGATGTCTCACTACCGAATGAAAACAATCGATATCGTAAAAAACTCATTTTTCTTTTCACTACGATTCTTCTCAACTACGTTTTTGTCGTTGCTATGTATTGCGGCTACAGGGTTGATCCTTTATTTTTGGCAAATTACCTTTTTATTTATCTATTGTGTCTGTGCTTTTTGTATCAGCTTTCTTTGTCATCGTGTATTTCATAAAGTTCAAGAACAGGTCAAACCCTTATGA
- a CDS encoding L-lactate MFS transporter has translation MNRWLVVLGAVLIQINLGAVYAWSLFNQPLIDKFGWAREDVVVTFSITIAVFAFATIFAGRLQDQIGPRWVATIGGLLLGIGLMLSSQATSLLQLYFFYGVIGGIGIGMTYVCPLSACVKWFPDKRGFISGVAVAGFGLGGLIYKPLIGYLIELSGVSSTFLYLGIIYLLLVIVGAQLLKNPTEEQVLKYQPKQLTSNSEVKTIVDTSNQFTPKQMLRTQQFYLLWFMFLFGSVSGLMVISFAVDIGVDMANLELEQAGNAVMVIALFNAAGRIVWGKLSDRFGRKPTLITIYALTAVMMFYMSTGMMNYPLFLMAVSLVGFCFGGFLALFPSVTADYFGVRNIGSNYGFMYQAYGLSAFVGPIVVKSLPFTSAFLLAGCICIVAIILARVVEVPKLNPGERLREREA, from the coding sequence TTGAATCGTTGGTTAGTGGTGTTGGGGGCTGTTCTTATTCAAATTAATTTAGGGGCGGTGTATGCTTGGAGTCTTTTTAATCAGCCGCTGATTGATAAATTTGGTTGGGCTAGGGAAGATGTAGTTGTTACTTTTTCAATAACGATAGCTGTTTTTGCATTTGCAACGATTTTTGCTGGTAGGCTACAAGATCAAATTGGACCTAGGTGGGTCGCGACGATTGGAGGTTTGCTGCTCGGAATTGGATTGATGCTATCGAGCCAAGCAACTTCACTTTTACAGCTCTATTTCTTCTATGGAGTTATCGGTGGAATTGGGATTGGAATGACCTACGTATGTCCACTATCCGCATGTGTAAAGTGGTTTCCTGATAAAAGAGGATTTATAAGCGGTGTAGCTGTCGCAGGATTTGGACTAGGTGGACTTATATACAAACCGTTGATTGGGTATCTCATTGAATTATCAGGAGTTTCTTCAACCTTTTTGTATTTAGGAATCATTTATTTATTGTTAGTTATTGTTGGGGCACAGTTATTGAAAAATCCAACTGAAGAGCAAGTATTAAAGTATCAACCTAAACAACTAACATCTAATAGTGAGGTAAAAACAATTGTAGATACGAGCAATCAATTTACACCAAAACAAATGCTTCGTACTCAACAGTTCTATTTATTATGGTTCATGTTTTTATTTGGTAGTGTTTCCGGTTTAATGGTGATTAGTTTTGCGGTCGACATCGGCGTGGATATGGCAAATCTAGAACTTGAACAAGCAGGAAATGCAGTTATGGTGATTGCTCTGTTTAATGCTGCTGGGCGCATTGTGTGGGGGAAACTATCCGATCGCTTTGGGCGGAAACCTACATTAATCACCATCTATGCCTTAACAGCCGTGATGATGTTTTATATGAGTACAGGAATGATGAACTATCCTCTGTTTCTAATGGCTGTTTCTTTAGTAGGGTTTTGCTTCGGTGGTTTTCTCGCTCTTTTCCCATCCGTTACTGCAGACTATTTTGGTGTACGAAACATAGGGAGTAATTACGGCTTTATGTATCAAGCCTATGGGTTATCTGCGTTTGTTGGACCGATTGTGGTGAAGTCCCTTCCATTTACCTCTGCCTTTTTACTAGCAGGTTGTATCTGTATTGTGGCAATCATTTTGGCTAGGGTGGTTGAAGTACCAAAGTTAAATCCTGGGGAAAGGCTTCGTGAAAGAGAAGCATAA
- a CDS encoding SLC45 family MFS transporter: protein MKKTWLLGFGFFSISIGWSLYNGFVPFFLDNYLASTALIGFLMTIDNYIALFLQPYIGQRSDRTNTTYGRRMPYLLVGIPLAALFFALIPFHNSFLTLIICMLCMNLSMALFRSLTIALMPDITPESQRTKANGIINFMGGVGAILAFSLGSYLFSVNESTPFLAVSVIFLVALWVLYKNIIEKRDALFYSVTSAPKLSYKDELNQPTVILLAAIFFWFIAIQGMEALFTLYGVNELGLTKSASAFSLAFFSLSFVLSAIPSGVLGARYGKKRIIILGIIGLIFVFLLLTTVQTVLFLRILLLAGGVFWACININAYPYIVSTGSEHSYGTRTGLYYLISSLSAIISPPTLGVFIDLFGFGILFYAAAGSMVVAFLCMLKVKKPDEEIIFEE, encoded by the coding sequence ATGAAAAAGACATGGCTGTTAGGCTTTGGATTTTTTAGCATCAGTATCGGATGGTCACTGTATAACGGATTTGTACCATTTTTCCTTGACAATTATTTAGCGAGCACCGCACTAATTGGTTTTTTAATGACCATTGATAACTATATTGCTCTATTTTTGCAGCCTTATATTGGGCAACGTAGTGATCGAACGAATACAACCTATGGCAGACGAATGCCTTACTTGCTTGTGGGAATACCTCTAGCTGCTTTATTTTTTGCACTTATCCCTTTTCACAATAGCTTTTTGACATTAATAATTTGCATGTTGTGCATGAACTTGTCTATGGCTCTATTTAGATCCCTGACCATTGCACTTATGCCGGATATCACACCAGAATCCCAGCGTACCAAAGCAAATGGAATTATTAATTTTATGGGTGGAGTCGGTGCCATATTGGCGTTTAGTCTGGGCTCCTATTTGTTTAGTGTAAATGAATCAACTCCTTTTTTAGCTGTTTCCGTGATTTTTTTGGTGGCTTTATGGGTTTTGTACAAAAATATTATAGAAAAACGGGATGCCCTATTCTATTCAGTTACATCCGCACCGAAGCTAAGTTATAAAGATGAGTTAAATCAGCCAACGGTCATTTTATTAGCTGCAATCTTTTTCTGGTTTATTGCGATACAAGGAATGGAAGCCTTATTTACTTTGTACGGAGTAAATGAACTAGGATTAACCAAAAGCGCTTCTGCCTTTTCATTAGCTTTCTTTTCATTAAGCTTTGTCTTGTCGGCCATTCCTTCGGGGGTGCTAGGTGCTAGGTATGGAAAGAAAAGGATCATTATATTAGGGATCATCGGTTTAATTTTTGTGTTTCTTTTGTTAACTACTGTTCAAACCGTTCTATTTCTTCGTATCCTTTTATTAGCTGGTGGAGTTTTTTGGGCATGTATTAATATTAATGCCTATCCATATATTGTCTCGACAGGTAGCGAACATAGTTATGGAACTAGAACTGGTTTGTACTATTTAATTTCTTCACTGTCGGCCATTATTTCACCACCAACATTAGGGGTCTTTATTGATCTCTTTGGTTTTGGAATATTGTTTTATGCTGCTGCGGGAAGTATGGTTGTTGCGTTTCTTTGTATGTTGAAGGTGAAGAAGCCGGATGAAGAGATTATTTTTGAAGAATGA